The sequence TCACGGCAGGGGTGGCGTCCTGGTCGTATCCGAAATCCCAAAAGTCAGACTGTCTCAATGTGTCTGAACTGTTCGTTTTGAGATGCTTAGCTCTCAATCTCGGAAGATCAAGCCTTGCCGCGGGCTCTTTAAGTTTTCGGTTGAAGAAAGTAGACGCTGTCGGCGTTTTCAGAGGGTCGTCTTCCAATGGATCGTCGTCAAGACCAAGCCAACCTTCGGATTCGCTAAAGTGATTTTTGGCTGTAAGGAACGATGCTACGTCGTCACCGGAATCGTCGCTTAACCAATTTGTCCGCTCAGAGCGTAATTGCCCTGAAAGATACTGGTTAATCCAATCCTGAGTGAAGTCTTTTATCGACTTTCCCCCTTGCCGCACCAGACGATCCCTCTCCAACCGTCTACCAAGCGAGCCGTAAAAGGTTTGAGAGGCTTCCGATGGGGGTACGCTGATATCACGCGAATTATTCCTCCTTGACGACGGTTCTGGCTGTCCAGCGTGCATGGAGTGATTAGGGGAAGCCTCCAAATCAAAATCTGTAATACCCCGACGGCTTCTTATTGAGGAAGACAGCCGTCTAGGACTCGGTGTTGCATATGGAGAGCCCCAGGCTGCTGTATAATAAGTGCTGCTGAGTCTACTTTCCGCTCTTCTATTGTCTGGAGAGGACAGCTGCGATCCCGCTGCAGGATGGTACTTCGGAAGAGCAGGGAGCGAAAGTTGTAGTGGAGACGTAGACCGGGAGACGTCGGGGCCAGGAGGAGCAGCCGCGAGGCTCGAGGCTCCTGGTGTTACGGACCTCTTCACGGCCGGCACAGGCACGTTCAGCTCGTTGGTGTTATGCTGCTTCGAGCCGCGGGGAGGCAATTGGGACGCCCGATTGGCGGGACCTAGCGGCAGGTTATGCGTAAGCCTGCAATCCATACACACGTGTAGAGAGGAATAGGACGTGGGGAAGAGAAGTATGAAAACTCTCGTAGCTTCTTTCGACGCAATTATCCTCGGAGAATGCGTTGACGATGTCCGACCCCTACCTTTCGATTCTGCAGTGGCAAGCACCAGCTTGCTGCCCTTGGTATTCGGCGTAATCTTGAATCATGGAAATCACACCCAAATCACCAACTCAGCAGTCCAACGGGTTTCACGTTAGAGCGGGATTCCGTCGTCAACGGCGATCCAGGACGTGGATTGGCGAGGAGTCTTCGTTGGGCACCTGACGCGACCAAAACGGTGGACCACGCCTCAGAATTGGTGCCACGAGGATTGTCGGGAAACAACAAAAAAGTACGGAGATGTTGTGGTAAACAAGCCGGGGTCAGAGAGAGCTTGGGTAATCCAGAGAATGAACCATGGTGCGCATCACCAAAGGCACTGGATTAAGCTCTTGTTGCTTTCGGGCCTGCTGGGTTTGGGACGCAAACTTGACCGGAGCAAAATAAGTTTTAGGCGGCCAGGGGGAAATCATCAAGAGTGGAATTATTGGTTTCCACACTAATTTCCCATCGCATAATAAATTGCCGCCCGCAACCACACAGTATTCGGGTGCTTGGGCACAGACCAGAAAAAGGGGAATGCTCCGCATCAAAAAGGGGCCTAGATGCTTTTATATAATTTGAGGATATGGAATTCCCGGATAATTTAATTATTTATAGCATCCCTGACACGACAGCTTCTGGGgggacaaaaaaaaaaaaaggcatcaTAGATCAAGTAGGCTCTTGACATCTGCATGAGACGAAAGGCATAAGTTAATTCCACAGTTTGTGTGGTAGGTAATTCGGCCATACGGCGCAGCACGCACGCATGAGACATGAATCAGGGGGGACACATTGATAAAACAATCGCATTTTCAATTAGTCTAAAGAGAGTAGCTACAATGCGCCAACTTTGCCTGCAATAGCCATATTTCTATCGCCTACCTTAGATGATCGCGAAAACAAAATTAAGGAGCGGCCTCAACCATGCGAAAGCCCTTAGGCATCGGGTCGTTCCCAAACTGTTAGACCCATCCATTTTCTCGGAGACCAGCACAGCAGCCTCAGGTGGTGGTTATATCAAGATCGAATATGTTTGCACACAGGCGTGTACTTGGACTGGCGATCAGCGGTGTACAAGCCCCAGTGAGTCTCGTCAGCAGCCTTGCCATTGTCGCCAATGCTCTTTGGCTTCCATGGCTCATCGAAAGCCTCGAAGTAGAAGACGTCGACGCCCCAGGAAAGCATTGCACACACGCCTTTCTCAAAGAAGGTCTTAGCATTTTTAGTTCCAGCTTTGGCAGCACCGAAGTCGCTTCCACCGTCTATAGAAGAATCAGTACATCATATGCCAGGCTGAAGGCCGAGATAATGTATTGGAGTTGTCTTTACCACTTGGCCAACCGGTCTCTCCAGTAGCAATGTGaatttgcttagcattcgCTCCAGCGACTTTCTGGATGTGAACCATGGCCTGCATCATGTCATCGATGTATGTGTCGGTGGCATTGGAAATGTCCTGTCCTTGCCAGAATGCGAAAGCGTTGACGAGTCTGTGCAAAGTGTAATCCTGGTCAGTTATGTCCCGTCCTTCTGTTCGGCGGCGAATGCACCTACAGATACTTGACACCACCCGCGATGATTGGATCAGCAGTACCATCGGCATACTTGTTCCAACTGTCTGCAGTGCCGACCTTAACCTTGGGGAACATCTTCTGAACCTGGTTGATCTTCTGCAAAAGCTCTTGGCCGGTGAAGTTGCCACGGTACAAAGTCTCAGAGCCGACGGTTATAGCGGTGATCACATCTTCATTTCCTGGGATTACTTTCTGCAAAGCTTTGGTGTCTGCGTCGAAGGACTCCAGGACATCAGGCCTAATAGAACCGGGCGCTGGTTAGACCCTCTTTTCTAACATGCCCTTGCGGCATCCAAACATGAGCAATCAATTCGGCTCACCAGACACCCAAGACAAGATTAAATCCCTTCTTCTTAGCAGCTGGAACAATGGCCTCAGCATTGTTGCAATCGGCCGCGGCGTATGTCCGGACGATATTTGAGTGGGCCTTCAAAACATCGAAATCCTTCTCAAAGTCTGCCTGGGATTTGCAGGAACCATCGGCATTCTTAACACCGAGAGCAAAGCCAAGCTTGCCGGCCGCAGAGACAGAGGGTACGGCCGCCAGGGCGAGAGGAAGGAGAGTCGACAAACGCATTATCAACTTTCCCAGCGAATGACGAATTCCACGGATGTACGATATACAAGGTGCAGGGAAAAGAACCGAGACGAAGCTGGGAGGAAACCGGTCTTAATGAAAGAAGTGAATGAAAGAAATCAGCGACAGAAAGGGGATGGGAGAAGGAAGAGATGGAATAAAGACTAAATGGCGAAAACGAAGGATAGGAATGATATGGGATTTTAAGGGAACGAATCCACCTCAATGTCGTCAGCcaggagagggagaggaaaaGACAGCGGAAATGTCAAACTCTCAAGCTCACCCGCCCGTGGGAAACATGTTGGAGCGCGCCGTTTCCTCGGCGTAATCCTAATACAGTCTCAGAAACTGCGCTAGTATCACCACTCCCGTTGCACTATCCTGAAAAGGGCCAAGCCACCAGCTGACACCTAACCACTATTGGCTCAAAATCAGAGTAATGCGCCACAATCCTTTGCAGGTTGGACCCAAAATTCAGGGGAACCGTACACGTTACGCCCACTTTACAGGGCCAAGTGCTGTTTCACAAAGCTGCTGCGTTCTAGCCCAGAGACTCCTGACCAGTAAACAGTTGTGACGAAAAGGGATGAACAGTTCCGGCTGTCAGATCTAAATATATCATAGATAGTGATCACAGTGCAATAAATGGAGCCGTGTCACTTACCCATTCGCTCTGAGCAAGTTGAACCAGTGATAGACTTTCTCCTTGGTACCTGAAATATGGGTTGCAAATGTTACCTCGCCTCCTAACCATAAATCTACATGAACGACGCTACCATCCTACAGAGAAGGTGCCTGGCTTTGAACAAGGACCTGTCATTTGGCATTCTTATATCATGAAGCTAATCGCAGACTCAGAGAGGCCTTGTCTATGATGGATAATTTCAAAGCATTAGAACCCATGCCTAGGTCTAGGATTTCATAGGGTGAAACGGAAAGGTGGATATTTCCTTAGATTTGAGTATTCGGCGGCTCAATCCACGCAAACGTGCTTCTTGAGAATCCGTGGAGGGAGCCGTTTGCCAGTTTTATCAAAGAAACGCGAGCTGATCCTGATCCACTTATCCTCATCATACCTTGCGGCGATTTGATTGAGGAGGATGACATCTTCCAGCGTGAAGGCTTCGTCAAGGTAAAGAACCTTTTTAGAGGAGTCAGCGTCCCGCGCACCGTCCTATTCTTACAGTTAATTACGGGAATAGGAGAGTGTAAGCATGCTAACATGAAGCGTAAACACGGAAGACGTTGTGATAGGCAGTATGGGAACTCACGTTATCCGGTGTAACTATCGGCTCGGAGAACGAGACCCTGCGTTCACGGGTCTTCTCGTTTTCCAGCTTGGTCGGCTTCGCTTCCTTTTGGGCCTTCTGCTTGTCCCTCGATGCACTTGTCTTTGGTTGAATCACTCCCCAGCGGTCCTTTAATGCAAACACAGGTTTCCCAATGGATGCTGATATAGCTCTCCAAGGGGTGTATTCAGCTTTCATTTTCAAGAGCTGTAGATCTTGCTCTGGCGTCCACTCCAAAATGGAGTTTGTTGAAGTGGCCGCCTCCGCTGGACAGGCTTTAGCAGCTAGCCCCGGCCCCGACTCGGGAGCTGCAGGCTTCGCCTCCGTCTTTTGTTCTGTTGCTGGGATGGGCTCCTTCGGAGGCGGCGGGGGCGGCCCGGCTTCCTCGGCTTCCTTGTTGCTAGCTTCTAATAGAGATCGCTTAGGAATGGTTAGGAGGTTTCATTTGACAAACAGTATGTTTGTATGATGATTACCTTCAAAGCTGCCGCTGCAGCTTCCTCACGCAAAGTCTTTGAACTTTTGAAAACATCAGCAAATGAGACCTTAATCTCTGGCAAAGGATGCCCAGAAAGAGGCATCTTGTTTATTAAAAGCCTAAAGTTCCGAACTTCCGATGAAAGGAATTGAGTGATGCAGAATTCTATGTTCCGCTGTTTGGGAGAATGAGGAATTGGTCTGAGAACTTGGCCAGAGGCTATTGAACATTGAAGAAAGGGCAAGTGTGAAAAATCATGTCTTTCATACTGTATTGATCCATTTGTTATGTACTCCAATACAGTACATACCAGTTGGTTCTTGACCAGGGGAATTCTATAAACATTTGTTTAGCGATGTCCTTGCTTATGCAAAGTGAAAggcatgtactccgtaggaaTACAGACTAAGCACTCAGTCGCTGTTCTCATTCTTTTAGAGGATAGCTTAAGTATCTACAATCTGTATTGCCTCTATGCATATGAGGGACAATCAAAGCATAAGCTAGAGGATTATGCCGTCAATCAATTTAAAGCGTGTGGTACGAAAGCTAGTAGGGGGATATGGATGCCCAGGAAGAGTTTATTCtatgtgtacggagtacggagtccATAGTATGAAAGTTCGCGACGCTCACTGGGTGTACCTGGTCCGTGCGCGCTTCGTTGCTAGAAATTGAGTTGGACACTTGGTGTCAAGACACTTACATAGATATCCAGGCCAGCACACTATTCATTTCTCGCTCATTGCTTCTCAGTTCTGCCACACACTGAATTGAACATACTGAGAACAAATTCATCATGCGCTTCTCTCCTTCGACTTATTTGGTGGTCATCCTGGGGTGGATAGGGGTAGTCTCATCACATAACATTCTTCTCCGCGCACATTCAAGGGAATGCTTCTTCGAGCAATTACGTTCTGGAGACCAAATGACAGTCACATTCCAGACTGGTGATAGAGAATTCGGCGGAAGCGATAATCTCGACATCAACTTCTGGGTATGCTTCTGATTTGGGATTCCCCCCGATATCGTCGTCATTCCCATTGTGCCCCAACTGACGGCTATGACTTGCGTAGATCGAGGACCCAGCCGGCCACCATCAGTACAGCAAATCATCGGTATCCTCCGACGAGTACTCCTTTACCGCAACCCGAGACGGTAAATATGTATA is a genomic window of Coccidioides posadasii str. Silveira chromosome 3, complete sequence containing:
- the BGL2 gene encoding glycoside hydrolase 3 protein (CAZy:GH17~SECRETED:SignalP(1-19)~EggNog:ENOG410PK2A~COG:G~BUSCO:11255at33183); the protein is MRLSTLLPLALAAVPSVSAAGKLGFALGVKNADGSCKSQADFEKDFDVLKAHSNIVRTYAAADCNNAEAIVPAAKKKGFNLVLGVWPDVLESFDADTKALQKVIPGNEDVITAITVGSETLYRGNFTGQELLQKINQVQKMFPKVKVGTADSWNKYADGTADPIIAGGVKYLLVNAFAFWQGQDISNATDTYIDDMMQAMVHIQKVAGANAKQIHIATGETGWPSDGGSDFGAAKAGTKNAKTFFEKGVCAMLSWGVDVFYFEAFDEPWKPKSIGDNGKAADETHWGLYTADRQSKYTPVCKHIRS
- a CDS encoding uncharacterized protein (EggNog:ENOG410PYP7) gives rise to the protein MPLSGHPLPEIKVSFADVFKSSKTLREEAAAAALKRSLLEASNKEAEEAGPPPPPPKEPIPATEQKTEAKPAAPESGPGLAAKACPAEAATSTNSILEWTPEQDLQLLKMKAEYTPWRAISASIGKPVFALKDRWGVIQPKTSASRDKQKAQKEAKPTKLENEKTRERRVSFSEPIVTPDNDGARDADSSKKVLYLDEAFTLEDVILLNQIAARYDEDKWIRISSRFFDKTGKRLPPRILKKHVCVD